Sequence from the Carboxydocella sporoproducens DSM 16521 genome:
GCAGCCGCTTTTCCTGCAATAGTTTGAGGGGATGTTCATTGCTGGCGGCAATCACCCGCACATTTACTGTTCGGGTCATAGTGTCACCAATACGGCGAATAACCCCATCCTGCAGCACCCGTAAGAGTTTGGCCTGCAGATCCCTGTCCAGGGAATTGATTTCATCCAGAAAGAGGGTACCGCCATCAGCCAGCTCAAACAGGCCGGGTCGGTCTTTGGCCCCGGTGAAACTGCCGGCAGCAGTGCCGAAGAGCAGGGATTCCAGCAGGGTAGGGGGCAGGGCAGCACAGTTCTGGGCAATAAAGGCGTGCTGGCGCCGTTCCGGGCAGGCATTATGGATGGCCTGAACCAGCAGTTCCTTGCCAGTACCTGTTTCGCCATAGATGAGGATAGGGGAGGGACTGGCGGCTACCTTGCGGGCCCGGTGCAGAATATCCTGCAATACCGGGTTATGGGTAAGAATATCGGCAAAGGTATAACGGGTTCCATTCCCCCGGGCTTTGCCAGGATTTTTGCGGCCAGCCAGTTCTTTTTGCAGGGCCAGGATTTTTTCGGACAGCTGTACTACCTGGGTCAGGTCCTTGAAGATTTCCACTGCTCCCACCAGCTGACCGTCTTCGAACATGGGGATGGTGGAGGTGACAGTGGCCACCTGTTTACCCTGATAGTTGGTATAGTGCTGGACATGATTGAGCAGCGGCTGACGCTGCCGTAAAACATAGTAGAAGGTGCTGGTTTCTTCCGTCAAACCGGGAAAGACCTCCAGGATATTTTTGCCGATGGCGGCTGCCGGGTCGATGCCAGCAATATTGGTGGCCGGCTCGTTATAGAAGATGATATTGGCCTGAGTGTCGGTAACAATGATGCCTTCATCCAGATTGGACAGGATTATATCCAATAGATGTTTGTAATCCACTTTGGTTGCCCCCTTGTTGCTGGCGATATACGTGAAGAATTCTCCACAGCCGGGGGAAGTCCTTTTTTTAACACATCTTTTCTGGACGCCAGAAATACCAGGAAACCTGTAACACAAAACCAAACCACCTCGCCGGACAGGCAAGGTGGTTTAGCTTTAGTCCTGGATTATCCGTATAGCCCCTGCTTCTTTCATCAAGGCCCGCACTTTGTCTCCTTCCCCTTTGGGAATCTCCACTGCTATCAGGATGCCGGCCTCTTCCTCCAGGCCATTAATTGAGCCGGCAAAGCTGCTCAAATCCGCCAGCCGCTCAGTTTCTGTTTGTACCCAGATTACATCCTGCACTGCCTTTTCCGGTGGCAGAGGCAGGGGTTTTTCCCCGATATTGCTGACGATCAGGTCCTGACGGTCCAGGCCGATCTGGTGCAAAGAATCAATGAGGGCACTGGCTTGCTGCTGGTCAGGCATTACTGCGATTATGCGCATAGTCTCACCTCCGCCTTTATTATGCCCGCTTGTGATAGCTTTAACCCGGATTGTTAACTTCACATAATTATGCTACAATGATTTTGATAAACAATGATTAAGGGGCTGATTACTTATGCCTGAGATTCGACCAATTAAGGACTTAAGAAACACAAATGAAATTTAACAGGAGGAAATAAACTTGCGAATAGCAGCTGCTGCGGTTAACAGCTATGAATATAAAGAAGTGGAAAAGGGAATAGAAGAGGTATTGGCCTGCTTCGGAGGGATCGAGGCTCTGATCCGGTCAGGGGAGAGGGTGCTCATCAAACCCAATATGCTGGAAGGACTGCCTCCGGAGCGAGCAGTAACCACCCATCCGGAAGTAGTAAGAGCGGTAATTCGTCAGGTAAAGAGGGCCGGCGGCATACCTTTAGTCGGAGATAGTCCTGGAATTGGCAGTGGCATGAAGGCGGCGGAAAAAAACGGCATAGCCGGGGTATGCCGGGAAGAAGGAGCGGAATTGCTGGCATTTGCCGAATCAGCGGAGTATTCCTTTCCTGAGGGAAAAGTAATCCGCAAGTTCCATTTGACCGGTGAACTGCAACAGGTGGATAAAGTTATCTCTCTGGCCAAAATGAAGACCCATTCCTTTATGGGCATCACCGGGGCCGTCAAGAATTTGTTTGGCTGCATAGTGGGTCCAGGCAAAGCTCAGTTTCACCTGCGCCTGAAGCGACGGGACGATTTTGCTGCTATGCTGGTTGACCTGGCCCTGCTGGTTAAGCCGGTTTTTTTCCTGGTAGACGGAATTGTTGGGATGGAAGGCAATGGCCCCCGTAATGGTTCGCCTATTCAAGCGGGAGTGATTTTGGGCGGCACTAATGGCTTTGCTGTTGACCTGGTCATGGGTCAGATGATGGGTTTCAACAGTGAGGAATTGCCGGTATCACGGCTGGCTCTGGCCCGGGGGCTGGTACCGGGGTTGAAGAGGATTGAAGTGGTAGGCAGTGGCCGGGAGTTACGCTGGGATTTTCAGCCCCCCTATAACCTGGAGTCTCTGGATGGGCGGGTCCCGCCTTTTCTGGTCCGCTTTTTCCAGAATCAGTTTACCTATCGGCCGGTTATGAATGAAAAGTGTACCGGTTGCAGCCGTTGTGCTCAGCATTGTCCACCGCAAGCCATAAAGATCGAAAATGGGAAAGCGATGGTAGACTATGAGCAATGTATTCGCTGCTATTGTTGCCAGGAACTCTGTCCCTTTGATGCTGTTATTCTGGAACAGGGATTATTGCTCAAACTGTTCGGTCGGAAAAAGTAACCAGATGCCAGTGGCAGGCATATACTAAGACAAGAAGCTTAATCAGAGCAGAAGGGATTATTGGGTCAGCTACAGCTAGCGGTATTTATGGCCTGGCTAAAGCGGCTATTAAAGAACAAACAACCCCGTGAGTACCAGGGCTCACGGGGTTTATTTTATGATCTGCACACGCTTTTGTTTACGCAGCACCAGGCGCCAGTAGATGCCTTCCCAGCCGGTGAGGGAGTGGTCATTAACAATTTGTTTGGACATTAACTCAAAAGGGCTGCGCGCTACCAGTTGTTCTACTTCTGCTTCGGTAAGGCAGCAAAGCTCGGGCAGGCCACAGCCGGGGATATCGGTCCAGAGGGCGGTAAAAACGGCAATTCCACCGGGTTTAAGCACTCTCCAGGCCTCATCTAATACCTGCTGCCGGTTTTCCTCGATGCTTTCTGTAAAAACATGAAGGAGCCCAAAGCTGTAAATGGCATCAAAGGAGAATTCCCGAAAGGGCAGATTAAGGGCATCAGCCACCAGGCACTCGAACTCTGCTTTTAAAGCCAGCCTACCGATAGCTTCAGCATCAATGTCTACAGCTACCACTTGCAGGCCTTGTTCAAAAAAATACAAG
This genomic interval carries:
- a CDS encoding sigma-54 interaction domain-containing protein: MDYKHLLDIILSNLDEGIIVTDTQANIIFYNEPATNIAGIDPAAAIGKNILEVFPGLTEETSTFYYVLRQRQPLLNHVQHYTNYQGKQVATVTSTIPMFEDGQLVGAVEIFKDLTQVVQLSEKILALQKELAGRKNPGKARGNGTRYTFADILTHNPVLQDILHRARKVAASPSPILIYGETGTGKELLVQAIHNACPERRQHAFIAQNCAALPPTLLESLLFGTAAGSFTGAKDRPGLFELADGGTLFLDEINSLDRDLQAKLLRVLQDGVIRRIGDTMTRTVNVRVIAASNEHPLKLLQEKRLRQDLYYRLNVIFFHLPPLRERKEDIPLLAEHFIHKYRQQLKKDIQGLAPEVLELFYRHNWPGNVRELEHVIESAVNLADGPLLTQADLPREHPGLLDPAPLPQPAQPLLPLKQALQDLETRLLQTALQQAGNQLTQAARLLGIPKQTLHNKLKKYGLHPKNET
- a CDS encoding DUF362 domain-containing protein encodes the protein MRIAAAAVNSYEYKEVEKGIEEVLACFGGIEALIRSGERVLIKPNMLEGLPPERAVTTHPEVVRAVIRQVKRAGGIPLVGDSPGIGSGMKAAEKNGIAGVCREEGAELLAFAESAEYSFPEGKVIRKFHLTGELQQVDKVISLAKMKTHSFMGITGAVKNLFGCIVGPGKAQFHLRLKRRDDFAAMLVDLALLVKPVFFLVDGIVGMEGNGPRNGSPIQAGVILGGTNGFAVDLVMGQMMGFNSEELPVSRLALARGLVPGLKRIEVVGSGRELRWDFQPPYNLESLDGRVPPFLVRFFQNQFTYRPVMNEKCTGCSRCAQHCPPQAIKIENGKAMVDYEQCIRCYCCQELCPFDAVILEQGLLLKLFGRKK
- a CDS encoding class I SAM-dependent methyltransferase — encoded protein: MAFDFHTLLASEKAQNTPPSQTARWVLPLFHATKGPVLDLGCGNGRDSLYFFEQGLQVVAVDIDAEAIGRLALKAEFECLVADALNLPFREFSFDAIYSFGLLHVFTESIEENRQQVLDEAWRVLKPGGIAVFTALWTDIPGCGLPELCCLTEAEVEQLVARSPFELMSKQIVNDHSLTGWEGIYWRLVLRKQKRVQIIK